One stretch of Rhizoctonia solani chromosome 8, complete sequence DNA includes these proteins:
- a CDS encoding Serine carboxypeptidase codes for MGVGSHSDPLPFDMKSALALLSLASLVAATPAASNEESTQLRMSVDKIIAETAENVFGDVFRGAEHLLDTVLHAGEKISNKVEDTVQEWSVGNTEFVKQNDIVYERFRHASFPGYQIRVKKPQLCDPNVKQYSGYLDIDDDKHLFFWFFESRANPAKAPLVLWLNGGPGCSSSTGLLFELGPCNIANNGQNTTYNKYSWNTHANMLFLDQPINVGYSYSKNGGVNTSPVAAEDVWSFLELFVNRFPEYSGSLHISGESYGGTYLPNIAHVIHTKNKEIKARATQGLLPDNKVKVLHLDSVLIGNGLTEPYTQFASVPEYACDGPYPVFDTNGPQCTSLRAKVPTCQRLIKSCYDYNNRLSCVPAALYCWSQMFGSFQQLGLNPYDVRRKCNKAEDGDLCYRQLEWIETFMNDDKVKSELGAVGDREFKSCNMKVNQAFMMQGDGMHNAAALLPELIEDGVRLLIYAGNADFMCNAIGNLQWLEGLETSFQADFQAAKQVPFIPLSSKTNKPAGFVKTAGGKGQFTAGNVTYVQIYDAGHMVPYDQPEAALDMFVRWIMDTPLTVNPGDA; via the exons ATGGGCGTTGGCTCTCATTCCGACCCACTACCATTCGATATGAAGTCGGCACTTGCTTTGCTTTCTCTTGCGTCTCTTGTAGCTGCCACTCCGGCTGCCTCCAATGAAGAGAGCACGCAGCTACGTATGAGCGTCGATAAGATTATTGCTGAAACCGCTGAAAACGTGTTTGGCGATGTCTTCCGTGGCGCCGAGCACCTCCTTGACACAGTTCTTCATGCCGGCGAAAAGATCTCGAACAAGGTGGAGGACACGGTCCAGGAGTGGAGTGTGGGGAACACCGAGTTTGTGAAGCAGAACGACATTGTTT ATGAACGCTTCCGTCATGCATCTTTCCCAGGATACCAGATCCGTGTCAAGAAACCTCAGCTCTGTGACCCCAATGTCAAGCAGTACAGCGGTTACCTCGATATTGATGATGACAAGCATTTGTTTTTCTG GTTCTTCGAGTCGCGCGCCAACCCAGCCAAAGCACCACTGGTGCTCTGGTTGAACGGTGGACCTGGCTGTTCGTCATCCACTGGCTTGCTTTTCGAGCTCGGGCCGTGCAACATTGCAAACAACGGCCAAAACACTACATACAACAAGTACTCTTGGAATACTCACGCTAATATGTTGTTCCTTGATC AACCCATCAATGTTGGCTATTCGTACTCGAAGAACGGTGGCGTGAATACCTCTCCAGTCGCCGCGGAGGATGTGTGGTCATTCCTCGAACTTTTCGTCAACCGCTTCCCCGAGTACTCAGGTTCTCTCCATATCTCCGGTGAATCATATGGAGGCACTTATCTCCCTAATATTGCCCACGTGATTCATACCAAGAACAAGGAAATCAAGGCCCGTGCCACTCAGGGACTCCTTCCTGACAACAAGGTCAAGGTTCTGCATTTGGACAGTGTATTAATTGGAAACG GCTTGACCGAGCCATACACACAGTTCGCGTCGGTCCCTGAATACGCCTGCGATGGTCCCTACCCAGTATTTGACACCAATGGCCCACAGTGTACTAGCTTGCGTGCCAAGGTTCCGACTTGCCAGCGTTTGATTAAGAGTTGTTATGACTACAACAACCGCTTGTCTTGTGTCCCTGCCGCTCTTTACTGCTGGTCTCAGATGTTTGGCTCCTTCCAA CAACTTGGTCTGAACCCTTACGATGTACGTCGCAAGTGCAACAAGGCCGAGGATGGTGATCTCTGCTACCGCCAGCTTGAGTGGATCGAGACTTTCATGAACGATGACAAGGTCAAGTCCGAGCTTGGTGCTGTCGGTGATCGTGAATTCAAGA GCTGCAATATGAAAGTCAACCAGGCCTTTATGATGCAAGGTGACGGAATGCACAATGCCGCCGCATTGTTGCCCGAGCTTATCGAAGACGGTGTCCGCCTGCTCATTTACGCTGGTAACGCCGATTTTATGTGCAACGCGATC GGTAATCTCCAATGGCTCGAGGGATTGGAGACTTCCTTCCAGGCAGATTTCCAAGCCGCGAAGCAAGTTCCGTTCATTCCTCTATCTAGCAAGACAAACAAGCCTGCCGGTTTTGTCAAGACTGCTGGTGGCAAGGGCCAATTTACCGCCGGAAACGTTACCTACGTCCAGATTTACGATGCCGGCCACATGGTCCCGTACGATCAACCTGAGGCCGCGTTGGATATGTTTGTCAGGTGGATTATGGATACCCCTCTTACTGTCAATCCTGGTGACGCATAA